The genomic stretch TGCGTACCGCGGGACTGGCGCTGGTGCTGGCTGCCGCAGCTGGTTGCGCGAAGGACCAGGCCATTTATGAGCATGAGAACTTCGACGACTCCGGAACCTTCTCGCGCAAGTATCCGGTGACCGACACCGCTTCCTGTGAAGCTGCTCGCCGGGCCTTGTTGAGCCAGGGCTACATCATCACCAGTTCCGATCCGAAACTGATCAGTGGCCACAAGAGCTTCCAGCAGACCGGCGACACCCACATGGAGATTAGTTTCAGCGTGGTCTGCGCCGAAGACAGCAGCCATCACGCGACCATGTTTGCCAACGCCTTGCAAGACCGCTACGCGTTGAAGAAGACCAACAACTCCGCCAGCCTCGGGGTAGGGGTGCTGGGGTCGGTATCGATGCCGATCGGCTCCTCCGACGATTCGATGGTCAAGGTTGCGAGTGAAACCGTCACCTCGGGTAAGTTCTATGAGCGTTTTTTTGCCCTGGTGGAATTGTTCCTGCCACCGGATGTAAAAAAGGCCGCCCATATCACCGAAAAACCCAAGACGGACCTCGGCGTACCAGAAGCCAAGCCCGCGCCAGTCACACCGACGCCTGCCGCACAACCTGCGCCAGAACCTGTGCCAGTGCCTGCCGCCGAACCCGTTGCCCCTGCGACGCCTGAGCCAGCGCCCACTGCGCCGGCGGCATCCGAACCGGTAGCACCACCGCCCGAAGCCGCACCGATCACGCCTGCGAATGTCATC from Pseudomonas sp. S04 encodes the following:
- a CDS encoding DUF2242 domain-containing protein, with translation MFTSFPMRTAGLALVLAAAAGCAKDQAIYEHENFDDSGTFSRKYPVTDTASCEAARRALLSQGYIITSSDPKLISGHKSFQQTGDTHMEISFSVVCAEDSSHHATMFANALQDRYALKKTNNSASLGVGVLGSVSMPIGSSDDSMVKVASETVTSGKFYERFFALVELFLPPDVKKAAHITEKPKTDLGVPEAKPAPVTPTPAAQPAPEPVPVPAAEPVAPATPEPAPTAPAASEPVAPPPEAAPITPANVIEPAPQPALEPTLESMPQAVPPVISPPANPDSLPAPSEPITPMPSSGQ